DNA from Thermomicrobiales bacterium:
GCCCCGTTCTACCTCGGTCTGGTCGGCCTCGTGCGAACCGTCCCGCGATCGGTCTGCTCGTCGGCGGCGTCCTGGCCGATCGCTTCTCGCGCACGCTCATTCTCATGATCACCCAGACCGTCATGGCGCTCTCATCGCTGGTCATCGCCATCCTGACCGTTGCCGGAGTCATCACCGTCTGGCACCTGCTCATCATCTCGTTTATTTCGTCGGTCTTCTTCTCCGTCGACAACCCTACCCGCCAGGCGCTCGTTCCCGACCTCGTCGGGCGCGAAAAGCTCGCCAGCGCCATCGGACTGAACTCCGCCGCCTGGAACGCCGCCGCGATCATCGGCCCGTCCGTTGCCGGCATTCTCATCGCCGCCGTCTCTATCTCCGGCGCGTTCTTCCTCAACGCAGCCAGCTACATACCCGTCCTCATCGTCGTCGCCATGATCCCGCGCGTTGAACGCAAAGCAACAACATCACGCTCGATGACGCGCCAACTCAACGAAGGACTCGCCTACATCAAGTCCGACCGCATCATCTGGGGCATCTTGCTCCTGATCGCAATCCCCAGCGTCGTCGCTCGCCCCTATACGCAGATGATGCCAGTCTTCGCCCGCGACGTCCTCGGCCTCGGCGCAACCGGCTTCGGTGTCCTGATGGCCGCCAGCGGGCTGGGCGCGCTCGTCGGCGCACTCATCACTGCATCCCTCGGCGGCTTTGCCAAACGCGGCTGGCTGCTTGTCATCAACACAGTCGTCCTCGGCATCACCCTGGTCGGGTTCGCCCAGTCGCGATGGATCATTCCCTCAATCATTCTGGTGATCTTCGTCGGTGGCACATCGACGCTGATGATGTCGCTCGCCAACACGCTGCTGCAGGGACTCGTCCCCGATACCATGCGCGGCCGCGTGATGAGCGTCTACACGTTGATTGCCGGTGGATTGATGCCGCTCGGCTCGATGATCCTCGGCGCAGGCGGTGAGAAGATTGGTGTGCCACTCGCCGTCGGCATTGGCGGTGTCATCACGATCATCGTCGCACTCGGTTTTGTCCGTGGGTTTGAGGATGTGCGCCGCGTCCGCTGAGTTAGCGGCCCAGCGCCAGATACAGCAGCAAAATGCAGCCCAACGCCACGACCGTCATCACCAGACCCGTGAGCACGCCCCAGATCGCCGCGCGCCGCCGACCCTCGCGCACAAGCGCTTCGTGGGCGGCCTCAGTCTGACGTGCCGAATCGTCAATCTGCGTCGACGATGTCGCATCGGTTTCTGGCTGCATCTGGTCGTCCACCTGGGTGGAGTCCAATCGTTCGGATTGCTCTTCGCCGCAATCGGTCGATAATCAATCGCGACGCATCTGTCGGAGAAAGCAGGATACCATGGCAACGCAGGTTCAATCGCTCACCGTTCTCGACCTCGGGCGCGCCAACATCGACATGGGCACCGTCATGGCACCCGGCGATCTGGATGGCGTCTGGGCGGTCTGCGCCTTCCCCGGCTACCTCGTCGAG
Protein-coding regions in this window:
- a CDS encoding MFS transporter, with the translated sequence MITQTVMALSSLVIAILTVAGVITVWHLLIISFISSVFFSVDNPTRQALVPDLVGREKLASAIGLNSAAWNAAAIIGPSVAGILIAAVSISGAFFLNAASYIPVLIVVAMIPRVERKATTSRSMTRQLNEGLAYIKSDRIIWGILLLIAIPSVVARPYTQMMPVFARDVLGLGATGFGVLMAASGLGALVGALITASLGGFAKRGWLLVINTVVLGITLVGFAQSRWIIPSIILVIFVGGTSTLMMSLANTLLQGLVPDTMRGRVMSVYTLIAGGLMPLGSMILGAGGEKIGVPLAVGIGGVITIIVALGFVRGFEDVRRVR